The Kocuria turfanensis genome contains the following window.
ACGTGCCGCGGCTCTCCGCCACCGGGCGGGGAAGCGCCCAGGCGGCTCCCGGGGAACGCGGCTATTAGTGTGGACGGAACCCGACACTACGCGGAGCGCGCCCGGGCGGACAGCACCGGGCCGCCCGCGTCGCCGGAGACCGCCGACCCGAGGAGCGCCGTGCCCGACCCCCTTGCCGCCGATCTGCGCGACCCCGCCGTGCTCGCCGCCCTGCAGGCCCTGGGCGCGGGGCGGATCGACGTCCTCGACGAGGTCGGCTCCACCAACGAGCAGCTGACGGCGGCCGTCGCCCGGCAGGCGCGCGGAGCGGCCCCCGCCCGGCCGTGGACGGACCTCTCCCTCCTGCTGACCGGCCACCAGAGCGCCGGGCGCGGCCGGCTGGACCGGGTGTGGACCACCGAACCCGGCACCGCCCTGACCTTCAGCGTCCTGCTGCGCCCGGCCGGTGCGGGCGGGAGGCCGCTGCCCACCCAGTACTTCCCGTGGCTGACCCTGCTGATGGCCGCCGCCGTGGTCGAGGCCCTGGCGGGCGTGGCGGGCGCCGGGGCGCGGATCAAGTGGCCCAACGACGTGCTCGTCGACGGCCGCAAGGTCGCGGGCCTGCTGGCGGGCCTGGTCCTGGACCCGCACCGGGCCCCGGCCGTGGTCCTGGGCACCGGGATCAACGTCTCCCAGGAGGAGCTGCCCGTGGCCACGGCCACGTCCGTGCGCCGGGCCACCGGCCGGGACGTGGCGCGCGCGGCCGTCCTCGAGGCCGTGCTGGCCGCCTTCGTGCCCCGCTACCGGCAGTTCTGCGCGGACCCGGCCGCCGCCACGGGGCCCGGCGGGCCGCTGCGCCGCCTGGTCGAGGACCGGATGGAGACCCTCGGGCGCTCGGTGCGCGCCGAGCTGCCCGGCGGCGCCGAGCCCGTCACGGGCACCGCCGTGGGTCTCGGCGCCCACGGCGGGCTGCTGCTGCGCGACGACGCCGGCGCGGAGCACGAGGTGACCGCCGGCGACGTCGTGCACCTGCGCCCGGCCGCCCCCGGGAAGGCCTGACCGTGCCCGCCCGGCCCGCCCTGCAGCCCGGCGAGCGGGTGCTCGTCGCCACCCGGGCCCACGGCGCGCGGCTGCTGCGCCCCTTCCTCGTGCTGCTGCTCGTCGTCTTCGCGCTCTCGCTGGCGC
Protein-coding sequences here:
- a CDS encoding biotin--[acetyl-CoA-carboxylase] ligase — protein: MPDPLAADLRDPAVLAALQALGAGRIDVLDEVGSTNEQLTAAVARQARGAAPARPWTDLSLLLTGHQSAGRGRLDRVWTTEPGTALTFSVLLRPAGAGGRPLPTQYFPWLTLLMAAAVVEALAGVAGAGARIKWPNDVLVDGRKVAGLLAGLVLDPHRAPAVVLGTGINVSQEELPVATATSVRRATGRDVARAAVLEAVLAAFVPRYRQFCADPAAATGPGGPLRRLVEDRMETLGRSVRAELPGGAEPVTGTAVGLGAHGGLLLRDDAGAEHEVTAGDVVHLRPAAPGKA